Genomic DNA from Salinibacter pepae:
CAGCACCATGTAGACGGTCCGGACGAGCCCAAACCCGGCACTGCGCTCGTGGTCGTCGAGGTGGTCCATGAACTTCGGCATGAGGGCCGCCCCCCATCCCATCGAGAGGCCGGCACACACCACCGACACGATGGCCAGGCCCAGGCCCGTCCCCCCCACCAGGAGCCCGTACCCTACGATGCCGATCCCGATGGCGAGACTGGCGGCCGCGTCCCGCCCAATGCGGTCCGACAACGCCCCGAGGCCGGGCTGGGTGACGCCCTGCATCAGAAAGTACCCCGAGAAGAGCACCCCGGCGGTTGCCTCCGAGTAGCCGTGGTACGCCACGAAGAACGTCGGCAGGAACGACGCCGTGGCCTGCCACACGAACATCCCGACGGCCGAGAGAATTACCGTGCGGGCGATCGGCGGACGGCGAAGGAGCTCGGCCAGGGGCCCGATTTTGAATCGCCCCCACACCGACTCGTCGGGCCGCACCGGCGGCCGGGCCCGCACGACGTAGACCACGAGGCCCACGACCGGAGCGGCAAACACCGTCCCCAGGGCGACGGCCCAGCGCCAGCCCATCCACGCGCCAACGGCCCCGGCGGCCATCGGCGCCAACACCCCCGCCACCGGCGCCCCCGCCGTGTGAATGCCGATGGCCGTGCCGATCTGGTCGGTGGTGCGCGTCAGAAGCGACGTGGCCACGCTGTAGTGCAGCCCCGCCACGGTTCCCAGCACAGCCGTCCCCACCAGGAACATCGCGTAGGACGAGGCGAAGGCCAGAAGCGTGCTCGCGACCGCCGTGCCCCCCACCGCCACCAGAATGATGCTCCGCTCCCCGTAGCGGTCGGCCAGCAGCCCGCTCGGAAATTGCGAGAGGGCATACCCCAGCCACATGCCGGTCAGGGCCAGCCCAATCGCGCCGTTGGGGACGGCAAACGCGTCGCTGATGGAGGGGACGACCGGACTAATGACGAGTCGCGCGGCCATCGTTGCGAAAAAGGCCAGGGTGCACGTCCCGAGGACGGCCCCCTGGCGT
This window encodes:
- a CDS encoding MFS transporter, which encodes MTLWSRQGAVLGTCTLAFFATMAARLVISPVVPSISDAFAVPNGAIGLALTGMWLGYALSQFPSGLLADRYGERSIILVAVGGTAVASTLLAFASSYAMFLVGTAVLGTVAGLHYSVATSLLTRTTDQIGTAIGIHTAGAPVAGVLAPMAAGAVGAWMGWRWAVALGTVFAAPVVGLVVYVVRARPPVRPDESVWGRFKIGPLAELLRRPPIARTVILSAVGMFVWQATASFLPTFFVAYHGYSEATAGVLFSGYFLMQGVTQPGLGALSDRIGRDAAASLAIGIGIVGYGLLVGGTGLGLAIVSVVCAGLSMGWGAALMPKFMDHLDDHERSAGFGLVRTVYMVLGASGSVVTGFVADVFGWGVAFVVLVLLLVGMLGALVQSTWRNQTERRARAAP